DNA sequence from the Orcinus orca chromosome 2, mOrcOrc1.1, whole genome shotgun sequence genome:
GACCAGGTGTTCTCTTCTCTCAGCTGGGGCTGTGGATCTTCTCCAGACCTGGTGCCAGACACCCGCCCTGAGGAGCCCCCGGGTGCTGTGGGCTGGGAGGAGACACGATTCAGAACAGTGGGAGAGAAGCTTGGGGCTGATGCTGAAGCAACCCAGGTCCCATCACCCAGAACCTTGAAAATAAGTCCAGGGGCAGTGGTCTTGAGCTGCGAGGAGGAAATCCGGAGGTTGAGTCACTTACCGTGCTCTGTGCAAACCCCCTTTATGCAACGCATTCCCCTGGGCTGAAAGGAAGGTGTGGGATTCTCCCAGGCATCCACAGAGACAGATGCCTCTTTCTTCCCAACTCAGGTAGAATAAACCATCTAGTGAGGTTCAGATCTGTCTGCCCAAACCAGACCTGGGGCAGGGGTATCTAGAGCACAGATGTAGGGGAGATGGTGCCTGAGAGACACAGGGGCAAAGGCAGGAAAGAGACTGAGTCCTGGGTGAGGCAGGCGTGGTACACCCGGATGTCCTCAATGTGGGAAGGCTCTGACACTGGGGAGGTGGAGGTGCGGGGAGAGAGAGCGGACCGGGAGGATCCAGAcccagtctctctccctctcagaaGGTTATTCCTTGGTGCCTAACACTGCTTTCTCAGCAGTGGCCTATAAGTCATTGGTGGCCTAGGAGAGACTCTAACCAGCCCATCTTGTGTCTCGCGTCCCTGACTCTGGCCCCACACTGTTCCATATGCCTCCGAGGGGAGGGTGTGAGGGCGAAGTAGAGACAGGTGTGCGTGTGGAGACAGCAAAGCTCACCTGGGTGAGCTTCCGGAGAATGTCTCTTATTCCCTCGGCTCTCAACTGCTTTATCTATTAAATGTGGCCTATACTATCTTGCTGTCTGAGGACAAAGCCTACCAGATGATCTCTTGAGGTCTCTCCCAGCCCCTCTTGAGATCTGTGATTTTACAGAGCTCATTTTGGTTCTGCCTCTGACCCATTGCAAGACTCTGGGTAAGTCCCTTCCCTGTCtgagacctcagtttcctcacctgcaaaatgagaaGTTTAGATGAGATCTCTGAGGTCCTTTCAGTTCTAGCAAAAGGGAGTGATAACAAGTATTTGCGCTCACCGTATGCCAGGCCTTGTTTATCTATGAACGTACAGCATTACTACtgctcccattttgcagatgaggaaactgaggcacagagagaagtaACTGGcacgaggtcacacagctagaaagtagcaGAGGGAAATTCAAACTGAGGCTGTCAAGCACTGCCCTCTTATGGCTCTCAGGCTAGAGTTCTATGaaaaaaactgttttccacatGGGGTTTCACTGCACAGGTGTGTTGTCATCCTCCTCATTACCAATTTTCTCGTATACGAACAGGTCTCAAGGCCTTTCCCAACTAATTTGTCCCCCAAGCACTCAGATTCTTTAGGGAACCGAAGGCCCAGGGAATGAAGGACAAGGGTGGGAGCGAGTGGGTTGGAGGCATGGGGGTCTGTCAGTCTGGCAGACTGAAGTTTGGGAACTGTGGAGAAGGGATTGAGTCCCGGATCAAGAGCTAAGGGACCATAAATACATCAGAGCCATCTGGAATTTTCCCTTGATCTCCTGGGGCAGGAACTCCCAGGCCTATACCTCAAGGTGAGATAGAGCAGGGCTGGGGTCAGCAGGCCCAGGCAGGAGGGACTGGAGGTGCTGGGATCTCCCTGTGAGCCACAGAGCTCTGCTAGGGGAGTGTCCAGAGGCTGCTCCAGGTCCTGTGGGGTGggctgggtggagggagagaagagcagaGGGAGAGATACGGGGCCTGGCTGTGCGGTGCACTGTGGGAGAGCTGCGGGCAGCTTGTCTGCTGAATTTCCCGAATGTTTATTTGGGCCTGGAATCAAGAGGTATGCAGGCCTAGCCTCGTGCATTCCCTACCTTTGGagtcccccatctctctctcactcacacacacacacacacacacacacacacacacacacacacacacacgggcccACTGTACAGCCCCCGCACTGTGCCATAGCGCAGTTTTATTCAGCCACAGAATCATTATGCTGGGGCCCGCCGTCCTCCTTGTCTTGCCCCCCTGCTGCCATTTGTCCATGGTCTTTGTCTCTGACTCGGCCTGTGGGGCCTCTAGGGTGAGGGTCCCCAGGGTCAGGCTGAGCCCCGGGGGCTGGTGCCCACAGTCTGCCAGGCGGGCTCAGCTGCAGCCCCCGACACCCTTGATGAGGTTGGCGGCCTCAGGGATCTGGCGGAAGAGGTTGCGAAGGGTGTCCAGCTCCTGGGTCAGCTGCTCCACGCGGCTGCGCAGACGCTCATTCTCGGCCATGTACTCTAGCACCTTCTGCTGCGTCTCCAGAATGCGCCTCTTGGCCTTGTCCCGGCTCTTGCGCACCGCGATGTTGTTCCGTTCCCGCCGCAGCCGGTACTCCAGGCTGTCTTTGTTCACGGCCTTCTTGCCCTTGTGCGAGGCGCCGGCCGGTGAGGGTGCCTTGAGGAGGGGGCTGCAGGGGGGCGCGGCAGCCGCCAAAGGGGCCtggaggggaaggtacagagggACAAGAGTGAGGGCTGTGGGGAAGTAGAGCAAAGGTGGGGCAGGAATCCCAGTGGTCAGAGCACACTTGGAGCGTCAGGGGGATGTGGGATTCAGAGCCAGCTCCTGGCCCCCAGTAGAACAGCCACTGCCCTGCCAGACGTACAGTGTCCTCTGCTCTGACCCAAACTCCTTTTCATGTCCCCACACTCTCTGAGGACACTTTCCTTCCATCTATCTTGAGTCTCCAGTTCTATCATCAGCAGGCATTTCCTCTTCTAGAAGCAGGAGGTGACACAGAAACGAGAGGAGGGAGCTGGTGGGCAGCGGAGAAACTGGGAAGGGGGCGTGCTGAGATCAGAGCAGGTCAGCTGGTCACAGGGACTGCAGGACACATTGGTTCCGGTCACACAGTGGGGATCGGCAGGGGAGTGAATTCACAGAGAAGCCAAGAGGGGTTACGACTGGGTGGCGAACACAGAGGGCTTGTGGTGGGTCGATTTCACAGAGCAACACCACACACAGACCCCATCCACACGGGCCTCCCTCCAGACCCTGGGTGGCGGGGAGGAGAATTGAGCCACTCTTACCTTGAGGACGCGCAAGGGCTGGCTGGGTGCTGCCAGGGCCGGGGGCAGGTGCATGGCCGTCTGCCCACAGTGCGCCACTTGGTACTGCAGAGGGTTGTAGCCGCTGCGGCTGGCCCCCCGGCTGCCCTCGGGCCCCCGAGGCTCTTCCTTCACAGCCACAGCCCTGGGGTCGTAGCTCCCTGGGGTGCTGTAGATGCCAGGCCCCAAGGCCTTCCTGTCGGGGCCGAAGGTATGTGGAGGGTAGGCAAAGGGCCGCGGGTCAGGCGGCAGGTAGTGGGGGAAGGCAGGGGTTCCAGGGCCCTTAAGGCCTCGGGCCTCAGGTGCCGGCTTCACAGCAAAGAGGTCAGAGAGGAGCTGTTCCTCCCCAGACTCGATGTAGGCAGACAGATCGATGGACGCCTCATGCTCACACATGTCCCCCAGCTCCCCAGGCCCCACTCGGGCCCCTGAGAACTCAAGTGGCTGCTGGCCAGCCCGGGGCTCGCACTCGTAGTAGGTCCCGTGGGACATGGCCGGCCCGCCCCCTCGGCTCCCCGCCCCTGGCCGCCTTGCTCTTGGGGCACCCTTTGGGATGCTCGGCTTGCTGTCTCCCCCTGCCCTAGATCTGCCCTCTCCGATCTCCGCTGTCACCCACTCCTGTGtggcttctctcctccctcctctgctgtttccttttccttcctctgtagTCAAtgcctcttttctcttcccttttttcccccagctctCCCTGGGGTGactcagggaggggcagggcgcACCGCAGAGGGAGGGATGCAGGCTTTAAAGAAATGGGGCCCCTGGCCTATTTAAGCAGTTGGGGGTACTCTGGTTAGGCTCCAAGCCAGGATTCTGAGGTGCCCAGGAGCTGATTCTTCTGGGAATGCCTCCCCCTCCCTGTCAAATCCAGGGGATTCCAGAATCCTCCTTGAGGGCAACACCTTACTCTGAGTATCCTCCTCCCTCCAACTTGCAAAAAGTCCTGTGCAGAATGAATGCCCAGTCAGAAGGAACAGAGAAAACCCTCTTCCAGTGCTGACCCCCAGCCTGATCTGAGCTCCTCCCTGGACACGCCTCCCTCCCTCACAGTCCCCCCCCCCTACAGTGCTGGTCTCCACCTACCCCCAGGGCCACTCAGTTCTTTTTGTAGCCCCACCTCTCCGAGCCACTCTCCTGGGTGCAAGCCACGGGGCGTTGTTTGGGGGGTTTAGGAAGTAGTGGCGTCTGGGACCAAGTCATGCACTAGGGCTTGTCTCATGGTGCGGAGCAGCCTCTTTTTGCTAGGTTTTTGCATAGGGTCTGTGTAACAGCCCAAGCCCTCACGAGTTTCCAGCCCCGGCTATAGCTCTAGCAGCCTGGCGCCATCCCTGACTGCCCAGGCTCAGCTGAGGCACCTGGTCAGGGCTTGGGCCCTGTGCCCCAGACCCTGGCAGCCCCAGGAACTGACAGCTGCACTCCTCCGGTGGCTCCGGCCCCTGGCCTGCACCGCCAGAGCCTCGGGCTGGCGCTCTGCCCCAGCCGGGTCCTGAGGGCTCTGCCCGTTTCCTGTGCCGCAGGGCTCAGGGCTCGCAGCAGTTCAGTTTGCTCTTTTTCCTTCTGCATGGCCGTTCTCTGACCTCTCTTGGGTCCACTTCCTCTTGTGAGGCTTGAGAAGCCTTCTCTTTTGTCATCACCTCTTCCTGGGGCTCTGTTTCAGGGTCTCCAGGCGAAACCCACGGCTTGCTCTCTGTGCTTTTAGTTTCAGATGGGggccccctctcccttcccttttctctttcctctgggaACTACCCACTCCCTCCTGTCGGAGGTACCGCTGTGGCCCTGCTTTTACCTGTTGCATTTCATCTGCAAAAGGGACTATAGGTACAGTGAGAAGAAAAGGACACACAGAAATGTGTCACTGGCTCTTTTGTCACCAGCAAAAGCTGTGAGCGCCctgtggaggccagaagtttTGTAAGTCGGGCACAACAAGGGCCAGGCCTCAGTGGTGCAAATGCCGAGGGGCTGTGTACAGCATTGGATGCTAAAATAAAGTATGCAGACAGAGACAGGGGGGCCTGCAAATCAGGCAATTACACCTCTATTTAgcattcctccctcctccctccccacccccccccactcTCTGTGCATAGCTTGAGGTATTTTCGCTGAAAGCCCTGACCTGGCCTGAGGAAGTCCGCTTGCACCCGGGAGACAGATCTCAGGTCCCAGACCGGGAGATTTCTGCCTTCTCTCCATTTCAGAGGACGCTGTGGCAAGCAGGTACCAAAGCTGAGCTGCACCAGTTTGGCAGCAGTGCCTCAGTTAAACACCAGGTGGTAATATTGGCCCAAAATTCAGGACTCGAGGGGCCACTGCGGTCAGGAATCAGGTGAACCGGCAGAGGGCAGCCTCCCACAGCCCTGGCAAGGGCAAGACGCccggaaggaggaagaggaaacatGGCCGAGATGGGGGTCTTGCAGTGCAGTTACAGGGAGAGTGGGCAGGCGGAGAGGACCAGGGTCCGGCCCTTGTCTCAGTGAGGAGGAATTCTGTTCACTCCCTGACGATGAACTAGTGATGATAGTTAAGGCCTTGCATTTTCCGGTGTTATGCTTTTTCAGTCATTGAAACATACCCTTTTCCTTGCAGACCATTTCCCTGTGAATCAGATAGGAAAGTAAGCAAGGTAGACGGTGTACTTATCCTTGCTTTATAAAGGAGGAAAACGAGGCTGAGAGGCGGCCACCCAAGGTCAGGCAAGGCTGTGGCGCTGACgtggggggaagggcaggggtcTAGTTCTTAAAACCCCCCGGGGAAGAAGGGCTAGGGAAAGGGGGAGCTGTGTGACTCAGAGAGCTTTCTTTGCCCTCAGTCCGGCACCCTGTGGGAGGGGGAGACTGCGTCAGGAGCGGGCGAGCCGGGGCTGGAGGAAGCCGGGAGGTGTGCAGATAGGCCGGCAGGAAATGAGAACGCTCGGAGCTCCGCCGTGGAGGAGATAAGTGATCTCGGCCCCTCACCTCTCTGGCTGACGTTGCCGCGTTTCCCAGTAACCGGGGCGCTCTGGACGTCTGGTTAGGGAAGGAGGGGGCGCTGGAGGGGAAGGGGGTAGGGAGGGCAGTGCTAGTCAAGGGCTGGGGGATTCTTGGGTTGTGCGGGGTTGCTCCGGAGCGGATGGAAGCCCCCCCGCGGTCCCCTGGTCAGCAGGATCATTTTCtccctgcagctgctgctgctacctGTGTGCATTAACTGAAACAAAGCCTctgtagtatctttttttttttttttgcggtacgcgggcctctcaccgttgtggcctctcccgttgcggagcacaggctcagcggccatggatcacgggcctagccgctccgcggcatgtgggatcttcccggaccggggtatgaacccgtgtcccctgcatcggcaggcggactctcaaccactgtgccaccagggaagcccagcccctgTAGTATCTTAATGACTTTGTAACAGGCCTCAGTTCAAACACCACCTCCTTCACCAAGTCCTTCCAACAGGGAGGCAGCGAGCATGTCAGCTAGAACCTGGCTCAGATCTCCCTGTCACCTACCACtcggtgaccttgggccagttacttaaTCTCACTTGTAAAAGGGCAGTAGTAATGCCTACTTTGTCGGTTGTTTAATTAAACTTTGAATAAGATAATGTATGGAAAGCAAGTGGTCTCAGCCACGTCAGTCTCCTTCCGGCCCTCTGACTGCCCCCCTGCGGGTGTATCTGTGTCTCCTGAGTTGACACGCTACCTGCAGCTTTGTCTGACGCCTCAACTGGACAGGCATTTTTGCACGTAGGTCCCAGGCGCTGCGCAGGGCGGGTCCAGCCCTGCCTGCAGACGCGCAGCCCAGCAGAGTGGGCAGTGATCTGTGATGTGCACACATACGGGCCATGTGCATTCTTATCTTCTTTCCCCCAAGACTATTTGCTCCTTAGAGGTAGGTCAGATACTTGTTCAGCTAGGGTGACCACATTGCCTGAACTAAAATTAAGGACAGGTGTGTTGACATATATGAGTGTTCTTACGGAGACAGTGACACAAGATATTTGAAGTCTGTGCTGACTTGGAAAATTCAAGAGTAAGTTTGCTATTCCCACAGCATATAGCAAAATCCTGGATACAATGgttagagaaatatttattgttcgactacattaataaatgaatgcataagCAGCTGTGATTTCAGTGACTTCCAAAGGCTCCCAAATTCCCCCAGATCAGAGCGTCTGAAATTCCTCACATTAAAGTGACTGACAGGGTTAAGACAGCTTAAAGGCCcaggttaaaaataaatgcatgttgCCTAGGAAGAGACCCACATTTGCCCTTTTGAGCAGGTTGAAAAGATCAGCAAGTGTCACCTTACAAAAGAGAGGGGGCCCCCAGGGACAGGTGTCTCCAGGGACTGAGAAAGGTTGGGGAGGGCTGGACTTGCTGGAATGGGGTGACGTGAGGAAGCCTCTGGGAGCCTGGGGAAAGGAAAAGTGTGTGTTGGGGAACTGGGGGAATCCCCAAGGGGGATGTGAAGCTTGGAGATGGGCCTCTTGCACAAGACTGGCCTCTGCCCAGTTTGCTCTCACTCTTTTGGGACAGCCATGGGCTGGGAGATTCAGGAACCCTTTGAGATTAGATTGTCTtcttttttcatccctttaaaAGTGCTAAATAGgttaactgacttgcccaaggacacacagctgttTGGTGGCTGGGCTGGGTCTCAGAGCCAAGAGTCTGTGCCCCTGTGAATGGCAAGCCTCCAGCCTCAGTCTAGAACGCCAGCCACAAAACAGGCGTGTTGGGGCCAGGCTGGGACTGGGAGTGGAGGCATCTTGCCTGCCAGTGTCCTCACAGTGTTCCAGATGGTGAAGGGTGATGTCTTAACACACCCCTcaccccccctgccccccggccCTGCCTCCTCCGCATATCTGTCAGCAGTGCTGGCTCTGGAATGATGCTGTCTCAGGACAGGCAGCCGGGAGGGCTGCCCACAAAGGAGGGACTCCAAGCAAGGACTAATCCTGTCAACTTCCTCCAGCGATTAACCCAGAGCGCCAGGAGGTACTTGTCCTTACCTCAactgcttcctcctcttccctgatCCCTCAGCCCTCCTAGTCTTTCACTCAGACAGCTGAGTGGACCCCACCTCACctcccagtccctcccatcaagccccTGGCATCCAGCTGGGTGCTCTTCTAACTGCTTAACCCCCCCCACCCTCACTGGGGTCTCTCCACAGGCTCAGCCTGTCCCTTCCTGATGCCTTCGCCTCTCTCCACTCAGCTTGGTGCTGTCTCTCTGTCGCCCATGTTCCCACCCTGGGTAGGGATGAGTTTCTTCTTCCCAGATAGTTTGCAGGCTCTCAGCACAATACATAGGATCTTAACACTCGTGACTTCACAGAAGCAATGAGAAAGTTTTCGGTTCAAAACGAGAGGGAGCTGTTAAAACGCGCTGGCACTGGGCCCTGGGACAGCTCGAAGCTATGGAGCGCAAGGACTTTCAGGAATGCCATCCTGGAAGGAACCTGGCAACCAAAGACCTCCCTCctgacagagacaggaagtgccTGGAGACTCTGTCTTGGAAGGTCATTGAATTATTAACACCACCAActtcatttccatttaaaattttattacatcaacagaaaaaaaaaaaaccctcacaaaacaaaacacacaactaAAACCTAAACCAACTCAAAGACAGAAGATTATTATCCAGCTATAACTAAAACCCtccccgaaaaaaaaaagaacaaaaccttaaaaatccaaaagaaatataaatgccagcttcaaaaatatttatccaaAAAGTAAGGCATCCACTTTACAAAAAAACAATAATTGAAGGTTGGAGGAATGAGAAGAGGGAACAAGAGGATGGTCCCCTGACCCTCCAGGGGCCAGCCCCAGTCTGCCTGGAGTCCACTCTGAAGGGACCACAACTCGGACCAAACCCGCATCTTACCAATGCAGGCTCAAGCAGGCTGGGTGGGAAGCTGGGAGACCCAAGTAGGCCAGGAGGACTCCCCAGGTTTTCCAGTTTCAGCAGACAGGATAGGGAGTTGGGGTAAGGGGGGGGACTCCTGCTTGGGATAAAAGAATCCCAGTCCTTAGCACAACAGGTGTGGCTAGGAGGCTGCAAGGGCCCAGGGCAAACACCAGCACCTTCTTTGGAGCACAGGGAATGGCAGCTTCCTGCCTGCAGGACAGGATGGCCACAAGTCAGCAAACCATAGAGAACGGGCTTTTCCGAGAGCCTCCAAAGTGGGTACCTTCTGCCACTGTCCTCTCATCCTGTCCTGGAGGCTGTCCAGACGGGACAGTGGTGTGagcagaaaggagggaggggtgaTCTGAGTTGGGGGAGGAAATGGCCTTCAGAATATACTTTCTCCCCAAACAGTCTCCGAGGTGATGGGATGGGTACCTCTGGGGAGATGGGAAATAGCCCTCCCTCCCTGGAAGGCTTTTCATGCCAGGTCTGACCAGAGGGCTGGAAATAAGGGGGTATTTTTAGGTCCAGTTCTTGGATGGGAGGTGACTTAAGGCTG
Encoded proteins:
- the CEBPE gene encoding CCAAT/enhancer-binding protein epsilon, whose translation is MSHGTYYECEPRAGQQPLEFSGARVGPGELGDMCEHEASIDLSAYIESGEEQLLSDLFAVKPAPEARGLKGPGTPAFPHYLPPDPRPFAYPPHTFGPDRKALGPGIYSTPGSYDPRAVAVKEEPRGPEGSRGASRSGYNPLQYQVAHCGQTAMHLPPALAAPSQPLRVLKAPLAAAAPPCSPLLKAPSPAGASHKGKKAVNKDSLEYRLRRERNNIAVRKSRDKAKRRILETQQKVLEYMAENERLRSRVEQLTQELDTLRNLFRQIPEAANLIKGVGGCS